A region of Gracilinanus agilis isolate LMUSP501 chromosome 3, AgileGrace, whole genome shotgun sequence DNA encodes the following proteins:
- the LOC123239594 gene encoding LOW QUALITY PROTEIN: cytoskeleton-associated protein 2-like (The sequence of the model RefSeq protein was modified relative to this genomic sequence to represent the inferred CDS: inserted 1 base in 1 codon): MSAITLHLPASQRSQPLFKXNSNCNRKASGDTIQKVPKALKLTSTKMDDKENANRPIWRKIIPTVERNGAPLKSTNLLTNSAIDIDACYPKNYDQIIQVPSNEDDPKIRSISLSQTFRLQRNNNEKQLIAEKLKQDTALLKKPVLGSYRGRVVQSKVNSFRKPSTVTDESSMTSKKTSNTVLKTRPQSVSSSNLPVKGCQITSVSTKSDSTATSQNKTTFQRYGKKQIDFIQNKEKEAIVRTSANVTIRKEPNKKIIPLSKPVLSNVKTNLNSGKKENEAQSKCKTFGAATTRVSEAKPASSFSTKFREDSKIVDKRRYTLAKAPISTGRTTLTKESAEERRARLVEWQNDKRRVIKRSSTIGLSVPPAAPAAPAPPNMELPKEKPVESFWTTIAEEDEQRLFTDKVNKIFSEYLNLINKGCPREEVLLTLKELIVKIPDAKKLVKYWVCLARLEPVTSPIENIIAIYEEAILAGAQPMEEMRHALADILTMKSQVKSNDGENDDEVCSANEEVKKLCDEVINQDKVDVDGTSTEENSESKDIDKTRNVKLQVFEREQEEKAEDSTSVLGTPDKETSGSYVIKYNVSTTPYLQSVKKKMNFDENSASFKDLKFLTPVRRSRRLQEKFCKLPDMLKDHYPCVSSLEQLAELGSETSAYICRPNTALCTTSLEEEIEQTEMKL; this comes from the exons ATGAGCGCCATCACCCTGCACCTGCCTGCTAGTCAGAGGTCCCAGCCTCTGTTCA GCAATAGTAACTGTAATAGAAAGGCATCTGGAGACACAATCCAGAAGGTACCAAAAGCTCTGAAGCTTACTAGCACCAAAATGGATGATAAAGAAAATGCTAATCGGCCCATATGGAGAAAAATTATTCCAACAGTAGAAAGAAATGGTGCTCCTTTAAAATCTACCAATTTATTGACAAATTCAGCTATAGATATTGATGCATGTTATCCTAAGAACTATGATCAAATTATACAAGTGCCATCAAATGAAGATGACCCTAAAATTCGCAGTATCTCACTTAGCCAAACCTTTCGccttcaaagaaataataatgaaaaacaactCATTGCAGAGAAGTTGAAGCAAGATACTGCGTTGCTAAAGAAACCAGTCCTTGGTTCTTATCGTGGTAGAGTTGTCCAATCTAAAGTTAACTCATTTCGAAAGCCATCAACAGTTACAGATGAAAGTTCTATGACAagtaagaaaacttcaaatactGTTCTTAAAACAAGGCCTCAGTCTGTAAGTAGCAGCAACTTACCTGTGAAAGGTTGTCAAATAACAAGTGTTTCCACTAAATCCGATAGCACTGCTACTTCCCAGAACAAAACAACTTTTCAGCGTTATGGGAAAAAGCAAATTGACTTTATCCAGAACAAGGAGAAAGAAGCCATTGTTAGAACCTCTGCCAATGTTACTATCCGAAAAGAGCCTAATAAAAAGATAATACCTCTATCAAAGCCAGTACTATCAAATGTCAAGACAAATCTGAATTctggtaaaaaagaaaatgaagctcaaTCAAAATGTAAGACATTTGGAGCTGCAACCACTCGTGTTTCTGAAGCCAAACCTGCTTCATCTTTCAGTACCAAATTCAGGGAAGATTCCAAAATTGTTGATAAGAGAAGATACACTTTAGCAAAAGCACCAATCAGTACAGGAAGAACTACCTTAACCAAAGAATCAGCAGAAGAGAGAAGAGCTCGTCTGGTTGAAtggcaaaatgacaaaagaagagtAATTAAAAGATCATCTACAATTGGTCTCTCGGTTCCACCTGCTGCACCTGCTGCACCTGCTCCACCCAACATGGAATTACCAAAAGAAAAACCAGTTGAATCTTTCTGGACCACCATCGCAGAAGAAGATGAGCAAAGATTATTCACTGATaaagttaacaaaatattttctgaatatttGAACTTAATTAATAAGGGATGTCCACGAGAAGAAGTACTTTTAACACTGAAAGAGCTCATTGTAAAAATTCCAGATGCCAAGAAACTTGTTAAGTATTGGGTATGCCTTGCACGCCTTGAACCAGTTACAAGCCCTATTGAAAATATCATAGCAATATATGAAGAAGCCATTCTTGCTGGGGCTCAGCCTATGGAAGAAATGCGACATGCACTTGCAGATATTCTAACAATGAAGAGTCAAGTGAAGAGCAATGATGGGGAGAATGATGATGAGGTTTGTTCGGCTAATGAAGAGGTCAAAAAATTATGTGATGAAGTTATAAATCAGGATAAAGTTGATGTAGATGGGACATCAACAGAGGAAAATTCAGAATCAAAAGATATAGATAAAACAAGGAATGTAAAACTACAGGTGTTCGAAAGAGAGCAAGAGGAAAAAGCAGAAGATTCAACAAGTGTTTTAGGGACTCCTGATAAGGAAACCAGTGGGTCTTATGTCATTAAATATAATGTGTCAACTACTCCATACTTGCAAAGTgtgaaaaagaagatgaattttgATGAAAATAGTGCTTCGTTTAAGGATTTGAAGTTTCTGACACCAGTGAGGCGTTCTCGACGTCTTCAGGAAAAGTTTTGTAAATTACCAGATATGTTAAAAGACCATTATCCCTGTGTTTCTTCACTGGAACAATTAGCAGAACTGGGAAGTGAAACCAGTGCTTATATATGCCGTCCGAATACTGCATTATGTACAACTTCCCttgaagaagaaatagaacagacagaaatgaaactttaa
- the DNAJC28 gene encoding dnaJ homolog subfamily C member 28, whose amino-acid sequence MKWLCVIMSPKFRYSLMVNIAMISNRMKVIPSSYILSNRLMSYYKAKKNITEYYNILQLSEGCSANEVRESFRQLAKQFHPDSGSGTADSASFIQIEEAYRIVLAHVAEKTKQRQKKFEEEEEEDASTYKTPQHRHYLSYEGFGFGTPSQREKQYRQFRADRATEKVMEYQKQKLENQIYKHSVIAKNVRQSKQQKITQAIERLVEDLIQESMAKGDFDNLSGKGKPLKKFSGCSYIDPMTHNLNRILIENGYQPEWILMQKEIKDTIKQLREDILTSRNKLGHPMTPSELKQWTEVCEKFQENIKKLNKRINYFNLIVPILNRQKVHFDAEKEIARVQKTCENPIKTEKMDKKSTVNIESEIQQTVGFKKGFLKWLTLWRWSKI is encoded by the coding sequence ATGAAGTGGCTATGTGTAATTATGAGTCCCAAATTCAGATACTCTCTTATGGTAAACATAGCAATGATTTCAAACCGGATGAAAGTGATTCCATCTTCTTATATCCTTAGTAATAGACTGATGTCATATTACAAAGCTAAAAAGAACATCACAGAATATTACAATATACTTCAGCTTAGTGAAGGATGTTCTGCAAACGAAGTAAGAGAATCTTTTCGTCAGCTTGCCAAGCAGTTTCACCCAGATAGTGGATCCGGTACAGCTGATTCTGCATCATTTATACAAATAGAAGAAGCCTATAGGATAGTATTGGCCCATGtagcagagaaaacaaaacagagacaaaagaaatttgaggaagaggaggaagaagatgcaTCCACATATAAAACACCACAACACAGACATTATTTAAGTTATGAAGGTTTTGGTTTTGGGACTCCAAGTCAACGAGAAAAACAATATAGACAATTTAGAGCAGATCGTGCTACGGAAAAAGTAATGGAATATCAAAAGCAGAAACTAGAAAACCAAATTTATAAGCATAGTGTGATTGCTAAAAATGTAAGAcaaagtaaacaacaaaaaataacgcAAGCAATTGAGCGCTTAGTTGAGGATCTCATTCAAGAGTCAATGGCTAAAGGAGACTTTGATAATCTCAGTGGTAAAGGAAAGCCCCTGAAAAAATTTTCTGGCTGCTCGTACATTGATCCCATGACTCATAACCTGAATAGGATTCTAATAGAAAATGGATACCAGCCAGAATGGATTCTAatgcaaaaggaaataaaagatacTATTAAGCAACTCAGAGAAGACATTTTGACATCAAGGAATAAACTTGGGCATCCAATGACACCAAGTGAGCTAAAGCAGTGGACTGAAGTTTGTGagaaatttcaagaaaatattaaaaaattaaacaagcgaattaattattttaatttgattgttCCTATTCTAAACAGGCAAAAAGTTCATTTTGatgcagagaaagaaattgccaGAGTCCAAAAAACTTGTGAAAATCCAATAAAAACAGAGAAGATGGATAAAAAAAGCACAGTTAACATTGAATCAGAAATCCAACAAACAGTTGGATTTAAGAAAGGCTTTTTAAAATGGTTAACTCTATGGAGATGGAGTAAAATATGA